Proteins encoded in a region of the Streptomyces sp. NBC_00310 genome:
- a CDS encoding DUF3017 domain-containing protein, whose amino-acid sequence MEVRDHISVPGADGKPVRGTRRFPMFTKDTARPEGGGRAAPREALAPVRQWPILAVLCTVGLGLLLTALDAFRAGTILIGAALLAGAVLRWAVRDVGMLAVRSRFTDMATYIVLGTAIVLLALMAQPKPLLEIPFLKDTLHFTVGDEAG is encoded by the coding sequence ATTGAGGTGCGGGATCACATCAGCGTGCCCGGTGCCGACGGCAAGCCTGTTCGAGGTACCCGGCGGTTCCCGATGTTCACCAAGGACACCGCGCGGCCCGAGGGCGGTGGCCGGGCGGCGCCGCGTGAGGCGCTCGCGCCCGTGCGGCAGTGGCCGATCCTCGCCGTGCTGTGCACCGTGGGGCTCGGGCTGCTGCTCACCGCGCTGGACGCGTTCCGGGCCGGCACGATCCTGATCGGGGCCGCGCTGCTCGCCGGCGCGGTGCTGCGCTGGGCCGTCCGGGACGTCGGCATGCTCGCCGTCCGCTCCCGTTTCACCGACATGGCCACGTACATCGTCCTGGGCACCGCCATCGTGCTCCTCGCGCTGATGGCCCAGCCGAAGCCGCTGCTGGAGATCCCGTTCCTCAAGGACACGCTGCACTTCACGGTGGGCGACGAGGCGGGCTGA
- a CDS encoding bifunctional methylenetetrahydrofolate dehydrogenase/methenyltetrahydrofolate cyclohydrolase, whose protein sequence is MSAQILDGKATAAAIKSDLTARVAVLKEKGVTPGLGTILVGEDPGSQKYVAGKHRDCAQVGIASIQRELPATATQEEIEAAVRELNEDPACTGYIVQLPLPKGIDENRVLELMDPDKDADGLHPMNLGRLVLNEPAPLPCTPNGVLTLLRQYGVEIKGAEVVVVGRGVTIGRSMPLLLTRRSENATVTQCHTGTRDLAAHLKRADIIVAAAGSAHLIRPEDVKPGAAVLDVGVSRSAEGKIVGDVHPGVAEVAGWISPNPGGVGPMTRAQLLVNVVEAAERSVG, encoded by the coding sequence ATGAGCGCCCAGATTCTCGATGGCAAGGCCACCGCAGCCGCGATCAAGTCCGATCTGACCGCCCGCGTGGCGGTGCTGAAGGAGAAGGGCGTCACGCCCGGACTCGGCACGATCCTGGTCGGTGAAGACCCCGGCAGCCAGAAGTACGTGGCGGGCAAGCACCGCGACTGCGCGCAGGTCGGCATCGCCTCCATCCAGCGTGAACTGCCCGCGACCGCCACCCAGGAGGAGATCGAGGCGGCGGTGCGGGAGCTGAACGAAGACCCCGCGTGCACCGGTTACATCGTCCAGCTGCCGCTCCCCAAGGGCATCGACGAGAACCGCGTCCTCGAACTGATGGACCCCGACAAGGACGCCGACGGCCTCCACCCGATGAACCTCGGCCGCCTCGTCCTCAACGAGCCCGCGCCGCTGCCCTGCACCCCGAACGGCGTCCTCACCCTCCTCCGCCAGTACGGCGTCGAGATCAAGGGCGCCGAGGTCGTGGTCGTCGGCCGCGGTGTGACCATCGGCCGCTCGATGCCGCTGCTCCTCACCCGGCGCAGCGAGAACGCGACGGTGACCCAGTGCCACACCGGCACGCGTGACCTGGCCGCGCACCTCAAGCGCGCCGACATCATCGTCGCCGCCGCCGGCTCCGCCCACCTGATCCGCCCCGAGGACGTGAAGCCGGGGGCCGCCGTCCTCGACGTCGGTGTCTCCCGCTCCGCCGAGGGCAAGATCGTCGGGGACGTCCACCCCGGTGTCGCCGAGGTCGCCGGCTGGATCTCCCCCAACCCCGGCGGTGTCGGCCCCATGACCCGCGCCCAGCTGCTCGTGAACGTGGTCGAGGCGGCGGAGCGCAGTGTCGGCTGA
- a CDS encoding FHA domain-containing protein has translation MHSIIVVPVDGERPGAQIRLAPSESLSFGRTARPGTPHLTIAHEGVSREAGQITATGAYWTLSNLSRAQTYVVENPEGAGEHIKIAPGRLDAPVPFEFSRVVLPAGNELLSFDVWAPRHDFLDHVGPCDGSPTASAFPLDRGKRYFQVLAALCAPRLSGEPHAALATADELVELLRPAWPSVSRTAVQWNIDYLAVKLRLKPAPESAPPGGPRLNGKKDRLVSLALRFDLVHEADLALLKGGAGR, from the coding sequence ATGCACAGCATCATCGTCGTGCCCGTGGACGGAGAGCGTCCGGGCGCACAGATCCGACTCGCACCGAGCGAGTCCCTGTCCTTCGGCCGTACGGCGCGGCCGGGCACCCCACATCTGACCATCGCGCACGAGGGCGTGTCCCGGGAGGCGGGACAGATCACGGCCACGGGCGCCTACTGGACGCTCAGCAATCTGAGCCGCGCGCAGACCTACGTCGTCGAGAACCCGGAGGGCGCCGGCGAGCACATCAAGATCGCGCCGGGGCGGCTGGACGCGCCGGTGCCGTTCGAGTTCTCGCGGGTGGTGCTGCCCGCCGGGAACGAGTTGCTCAGCTTCGACGTCTGGGCCCCACGCCATGACTTCCTGGACCACGTCGGCCCCTGCGACGGCTCGCCCACCGCGTCCGCGTTCCCGCTCGACCGGGGCAAGCGGTACTTCCAGGTGCTGGCCGCCCTGTGCGCCCCGCGCCTGAGCGGCGAACCGCACGCCGCGCTCGCCACCGCCGACGAACTGGTCGAACTGCTGCGCCCCGCCTGGCCGTCGGTGTCCCGCACCGCCGTGCAGTGGAACATCGACTATCTGGCCGTCAAGTTACGCCTCAAGCCGGCCCCGGAGTCCGCGCCGCCCGGCGGCCCCCGCCTCAACGGCAAGAAGGACCGCCTCGTCTCCCTGGCCCTCCGCTTCGACCTCGTCCACGAGGCCGACCTGGCCCTGCTGAAGGGCGGTGCGGGCCGATGA
- a CDS encoding protein kinase domain-containing protein: MSTQEPYAVPVPKGYRVGAWEVREPLASGAFGTVYAARCAEPAEGLPAEAALKFHPTGTRTPRQLRHLRELAERETELLRRLQRPRLIRMYETLTVDDPSDPLLDGASVLVLERAEGSLDQLIDRLAGRSRGQRAVALPGGPSLLAQICEGVAHLHHAGWVHGDLKPANVLLMADGSVRLADFNLAAEMDGTHAYSPAFATPDYTPPELLWAEVGEHGHLTRPTADVWAFGVLAHLVLTGGPPFPGATPPARRDAVLRYARGREELRLSPELPDAWRQIVTDCLAPTHAARAPHTASSLLRRVETAAGAARSPRLPRLRPRRGPHPAVLGGLAALTLVSLAVAGLLALREPAPQGYARCDRGDVCFFTEADGQGEMCAWYEYDDDWLGGIITCDWAKDTRPRSAFNNGYSGDPHDDVRLFREPNRKEPFGCVQENTKVNYPDGLVLRSHEWVAAC; this comes from the coding sequence ATGAGTACGCAGGAGCCGTACGCCGTGCCGGTACCGAAGGGCTATCGCGTCGGTGCCTGGGAGGTCCGCGAGCCGCTGGCCTCCGGCGCCTTCGGGACGGTGTACGCCGCCCGGTGCGCGGAGCCGGCCGAAGGACTGCCCGCCGAGGCGGCCCTGAAGTTCCACCCCACCGGCACGCGCACCCCGCGACAGCTGCGCCACCTGCGCGAACTCGCCGAGCGGGAGACCGAGTTGCTGCGCCGCCTCCAGCGGCCACGGCTCATCCGCATGTACGAGACGCTCACCGTGGACGACCCGTCGGACCCTCTCCTCGACGGCGCCTCCGTCCTCGTGCTGGAACGCGCCGAGGGCTCGCTCGACCAGCTGATCGACCGGCTGGCCGGGCGGTCGCGGGGGCAGCGGGCCGTCGCCCTGCCCGGCGGGCCCTCGCTGCTCGCCCAGATCTGCGAGGGGGTCGCCCACCTCCACCACGCGGGCTGGGTGCACGGCGACCTCAAGCCCGCCAACGTCCTGCTGATGGCGGACGGTTCGGTACGGCTCGCCGACTTCAACCTGGCCGCCGAGATGGACGGCACCCACGCCTACTCCCCCGCGTTCGCCACCCCCGACTACACCCCGCCCGAGCTGCTCTGGGCCGAGGTCGGCGAGCACGGCCACCTCACCCGCCCGACCGCCGACGTCTGGGCCTTCGGCGTCCTCGCCCATCTCGTCCTCACCGGCGGCCCGCCCTTCCCGGGCGCCACCCCGCCCGCCCGCCGCGACGCGGTCCTGCGCTACGCGAGGGGCCGGGAGGAGCTGCGGCTCTCCCCCGAACTGCCGGACGCCTGGCGGCAGATCGTCACCGACTGCCTCGCCCCGACCCACGCGGCCCGCGCCCCGCACACCGCGTCGTCCCTGCTCCGCCGGGTCGAGACGGCCGCCGGCGCGGCGCGCTCCCCACGGCTCCCCCGTCTCCGGCCGAGGCGCGGCCCCCATCCGGCCGTCCTCGGCGGGCTGGCCGCGCTCACGCTCGTCTCCCTCGCCGTGGCCGGCCTGCTGGCCCTGCGCGAACCCGCTCCCCAGGGGTACGCGCGCTGCGACCGGGGCGACGTCTGCTTCTTCACGGAGGCGGACGGACAGGGCGAGATGTGCGCCTGGTACGAGTACGACGACGACTGGCTGGGCGGGATCATCACCTGCGACTGGGCGAAGGACACCAGGCCCAGGTCGGCCTTCAACAACGGCTACTCCGGCGACCCGCACGACGACGTCAGACTCTTCCGCGAGCCGAACCGGAAGGAACCGTTCGGCTGCGTCCAGGAGAACACCAAGGTCAACTATCCCGACGGCCTGGTGCTCCGCTCCCACGAGTGGGTGGCGGCGTGTTGA
- a CDS encoding helix-turn-helix domain-containing protein translates to MSAWQPLPDELPPEVQHFVEQLRLLKDRTGLSLVALGARTAYSKSSWQRYLNGTQPPPRQAVAALCRVAGEDAERFGVRWELAVRAWPRPAPQTVPPSQPPNTAGAGERAAAEAGSEAYEDDPTLPWWDTPADEPNPRPPGRVALYAALAVLIALALVAAALIGAVTLS, encoded by the coding sequence ATGAGCGCCTGGCAGCCGCTGCCGGACGAACTCCCCCCGGAGGTACAGCATTTCGTCGAGCAGCTGCGCCTGCTGAAGGACCGCACGGGACTGAGTCTCGTCGCGCTCGGCGCGCGTACCGCGTACAGCAAGTCCTCCTGGCAGCGGTATCTCAACGGCACCCAGCCCCCGCCCCGGCAGGCGGTCGCCGCCCTGTGCCGGGTCGCCGGGGAGGACGCCGAACGCTTCGGGGTGCGCTGGGAACTGGCCGTACGGGCCTGGCCGCGCCCGGCACCCCAGACCGTGCCCCCGTCCCAGCCGCCGAACACCGCGGGGGCGGGGGAGCGGGCGGCGGCGGAGGCCGGCTCGGAGGCGTACGAGGACGATCCCACGCTCCCCTGGTGGGACACCCCCGCCGACGAACCGAACCCCCGCCCGCCCGGCCGCGTCGCCCTCTACGCGGCCCTCGCCGTCCTGATCGCCCTGGCCCTCGTCGCCGCCGCGCTGATAGGGGCCGTCACGTTGTCGTGA